The Ancylobacter sp. SL191 nucleotide sequence GGGTAGCCGCGGTAGAAGGCGCCGCGCCACTCGACCTCGGACTTGGCGCCGCCCTCGGCGGGGGTGACGACCAGCCAGGAGGAATAGTTGGTGACCGGCAGCACCTTCACGTCGACCTCGTCGATCCGGTACATCAGGGTCATCTTTTCCGGCTCGAGCTTGGCGACCTCTTCCTTCACCGTCGCGCCGTTCTTCAGCGTGAGGGTGCGCTTGGCGCCGGCCGCATTGCCGCCCGTGCCCTCGGTGGTGGCGACCACCGGGATCCAGCTGCCATCCTGGAAATTGGAGACCACGGCCCAGACCTTGTCCGGCGGGGCGTTGATGATGATCTTCTCGGAGATTTTCTGGCGGGTCGGGCCGTGCGCATGGGCGCCGACGGCGGTAACGGCAAGGGTGGCGGCGGCAACGGCCACCGTAAGCAGTTTGAATTCCATCGTTTCCATCCCGGGGCTGGGTGCGTTCCGGGCTTTTGTCGCCCGTTGGGACTCAGTCTAGGACCGGATTTGCCGTTCGTGAATACACGTCGGAGTGGAAAACTTCCTGACCTAAATTCTTTGAAATTCTTAAGAGAATTCTTTGAGAATCTTAAGAAAGGCGGCGCCAAAGGCTTCCAGCTTGGCGGCGCCGACGCCGCGCACGGAGGCGAGCTCGGTGCGGCTGCGCGGGTGCTCCACCGCCATCTCCTCCAGCGTCTTGTCGGCGAAGACGACATAGGCCGGCACGCCGCGCTCGGCCGCGAGTTCCCGGCGCAGCGCCTTAAGCTTGCCGAGCAGGGCGCTCTCGGCCGGGGCGAGCTCGGTGGCGCTCTCGCCGCGTCCGGGCTTCTCGCGCCGGCGCTTGGAGGGCGCACGCAGGGTGAAGGCGCGGGTGCCGCCGAGCACGGCAAGGCCGGTCTCCGTCAGTACCAGCGCGCCGAAGCGTGTGGGGTCGGCATTGAGCGCGCCGGTGGCGACGAGCTGGCGCAGCAGGGCCCGCCACTCGGTCGCCGGCTTGTCGCCGCCCGCGCCGAAATCGGCGAGGCGGTCATGGCCGCGCCCGCAAATCTGGTCGTTGCGCTGGCCGGTAACGAGGCTGGCAATATAGGCCGCGCCATAGCGCTCGCTGGTGGCGCGCACGAGGCGCAGGACCAGTTGCGCCTCGCGGCTCGCATCCACCACCTTGGGCGGATCGCGACAGACATCGCAGGCCCCGCACGCCTTTGCCCGCTCGCCGAAATAGCCGAGCAGCACGGCGCGCCGGCAGGTCACCGCCTCGCAGAAGCCGACCATGGCGTCGAGCCGGCGGGCCTCCACCATCTTGCGCTCGGGCGGGGAGGGCTCCTCGTCGAGGAAGCGGCGGCGGGTGGCGATGTCGCCGGCGGAATAGAGCAGCAGCGCCTCGGAGGGCTGGCCGTCGCGGCCGGCGCG carries:
- a CDS encoding SRPBCC family protein, which gives rise to MEFKLLTVAVAAATLAVTAVGAHAHGPTRQKISEKIIINAPPDKVWAVVSNFQDGSWIPVVATTEGTGGNAAGAKRTLTLKNGATVKEEVAKLEPEKMTLMYRIDEVDVKVLPVTNYSSWLVVTPAEGGAKSEVEWRGAFYRGYPNNDPPPELDDQAAINAVTGLYKAGLDSLKKKIEGGS